Proteins co-encoded in one Saccharomyces cerevisiae S288C chromosome II, complete sequence genomic window:
- the AAC3 gene encoding ADP/ATP carrier protein AAC3 (Mitochondrial inner membrane ADP/ATP translocator; exchanges cytosolic ADP for mitochondrially synthesized ATP; expressed under anaerobic conditions; similar to Aac1p; has roles in maintenance of viability and in respiration; AAC3 has a paralog, PET9, that arose from the whole genome duplication) → MSSDAKQQETNFAINFLMGGVSAAIAKTAASPIERVKILIQNQDEMIKQGTLDKKYSGIVDCFKRTAKQEGLISFWRGNTANVIRYFPTQALNFAFKDKIKLMFGFKKEEGYGKWFAGNLASGGAAGALSLLFVYSLDFARTRLAADAKSSKKGGARQFNGLTDVYKKTLKSDGIAGLYRGFMPSVVGIVVYRGLYFGMFDSLKPLVLTGSLDGSFLASFLLGWVVTTGASTCSYPLDTVRRRMMMTSGQAVKYNGAIDCLKKIVASEGVGSLFKGCGANILRSVAGAGVISMYDQLQMILFGKKFK, encoded by the coding sequence ATGAGTAGCGACGCTAAGCAACAAGAAACAAACTTTGCCATTAATTTCTTAATGGGTGGTGTGAGTGCGGCCATCGCTAAAACTGCTGCCTCACCAATCGAAAGAGTCAAGATCTTGATCCAAAATCAAGATGAAATGATCAAGCAAGGAACTTTAGATAAAAAGTATTCCGGTATCGTGGATTGTTTCAAGAGAACTGCAAAGCAAGAGGGACTAATATCCTTTTGGCGAGGAAATACTGCCAATGTTATTCGTTATTTTCCCACTCAAGCTTTGAACTTCGCCTTCAAAGATAAGATTAAGTTGATGTTTGGTTTCAAGAAAGAGGAAGGCTATGGTAAATGGTTTGCAGGTAATCTGGCTTCTGGTGGTGCAGCTGGTGCTCTTTCgttattatttgtttattCTTTAGATTTTGCCAGAACCAGACTTGCTGCTGATGCAAAATCGTCGAAAAAGGGTGGCGCTCGCCAATTCAATGGGTTGACTGATGTTTATAAAAAGACCTTGAAATCGGATGGTATCGCAGGATTATACAGAGGATTCATGCCATCAGTAGTGGGTATCGTGGTTTATAGAGGACTATATTTCGGTATGTTTGATTCTCTCAAGCCACTGGTGCTAACTGGTTCATTAGATGGTTCATTCTTGgcttcatttttattggGATGGGTGGTCACTACAGGTGCCTCAACATGTTCTTATCCATTAGACACAGTgagaagaagaatgatGATGACTTCAGGTCAAGCAGTAAAGTACAACGGTGCTATAGATTGTCTCAAAAAAATCGTAGCTTCTGAAGGTGTAGGGTCATTGTTCAAAGGCTGCGGGGCAAATATCTTGAGAAGTGTTGCTGGAGCTGGTGTTATTTCCATGTATGACCAGTTGCAAATGATATTGTTCggtaaaaaattcaaatga
- a CDS encoding uncharacterized protein (hypothetical protein; green fluorescent protein (GFP)-fusion protein localizes to the cytoplasm and to the nucleus; protein abundance increases in response to DNA replication stress), whose translation MSSALYKQSTNFTHSTGSFLQSAPVELTTVSGYQEFLKKQEKKNYEIQTVLSEDKSHGYVLKDGEVIANIIGEAKDYLLDLAGQA comes from the coding sequence ATGTCATCTGCTCTATACAAACAAAGCACAAATTTTACTCATTCTACCGGTTCTTTCTTGCAAAGCGCACCTGTTGAACTGACGACAGTCAGTGGGTACCAGgagtttttgaagaagcaagagaaaaagaactaTGAAATTCAAACAGTTTTAAGCGAGGATAAATCACATGGTTATGTGCTAAAGGACGGCGAAGTCATCGCTAATATCATTGGTGAGGCCAAAGATTATCTTTTGGATTTGGCCGGCCAGGCTTGA